The Alteribacter populi genomic sequence TTTATTTGTGGTTAACTATCATCTTACTAAAAAATGTAAGAGTTGAGAATAGGCCGAATTAAATGTTTTGAAATTCGTCTTAAAGTTCAATAAGAATAGCTGTCGTACTAAAGGGACTTCTACTAAATATAGCCAGTCGTAGTGATTTTACGATGTAACGATAGGGTATCTGTTTAAAACGATTGACTTGACCGATTTTTGAACTTTCTTCTCACCATCCAAGTAAAAGAAATTTTAACAACGGTGCTATATAAGATACAATAAAGACTTAAAGGTATTTAAAAAGCTTGAATGACTGGTTTTTGCTTAGAAAAACCAGCAAAGGAAGGGTACGCTTATGACGATTTTATCAGTGGAAAATTTAACAAAGACATACGGAGAAAAAGTTCTCTTTGACCATATCCACTTTTCGATATCCCATGGTCAGCGAATTGGGCTGATTGGTGTGAATGGAACTGGGAAATCAACCCTGTTGAAAGTCTTGGCAGGAGTAGAAGGATCTGAAGAGGGAAAAATTACACATGCCAACGATTTTCATATCGAATATTTGCCACAGGAGCCTGACTTATCTCCAGAATTAACCGTACTCGAACAAATTTATTATGGTGAATCAAAGATAATGCAAGTGATGAGGCAATATGAGAAAGCAGCTCAGCAATTGGAGAATGACCCTTCCAGTGAACAGCTGCAAACGCGACTTTTAACACACCAGCAAAAAATGGACGAGCATGAAGCGTGGGAAGCTAGTACTGTGGCGAAAACAGTGCTTACAAAGTTAGGCATTCACGACTTCACAAAACAAGTGAAACATTTATCCGGAGGGCAAAAGAAACGTGTAGCTATTGCAAAAGCATTAATTCAGCCTGCGGATATCCTTATTCTTGATGAGCCTACAAACCACCTTGATAACGAAACGATCGAATGGTTAGAAGCTTTTCTTTCACAATATAAAGGTTCGATTATCATTGTTACTCATGACCGTTATTTTTTAAACAGAGTAACGAATCAAATGTTTGAGCTTGACCACGGTAAGTTGTACTCGTACGAAGGGAATTATGAAACATATCTGGCCAAGCGTGCGGAGCGTGAGCAGCAGGAAGAGCAGCAGGAGGCGAAACGGCAAAATATTTTAAGAAGAGAATTAGCGTGGCTTCAAAGAGGAGCGAAAGCGCGAACGACAAAACAAAAAGCACGAATTCAGCGAGCGGAAGCATTACAAGAACAATCTTTTGAGCGTGAAAAGAAGGATCTTGATTTTGCTATAGGTTCTAATCGACTTGGTAAAAAAGTGATTGAATTAAATGGTGTTTCTAAAAAATTAGGAGGCGCCTCATTATTTCACGATCTTGATTACTTGGTTGTTCCTGGGGAGAGACTTGGTATTATCGGGCCAAATGGAACAGGAAAATCAACGCTTCTTAACGTTTTAGCAGGGCGTATCGAACCGGACAATGGAACAATTGATATGGGAGAGACGGTGAAAATAGGCTATTATACACAAGATCATCAAGAAATGGATGAAGATTTAAGAGTTATTGAATATATTAAAGAAGTTGCAGAAGTAGTCCAAACGGTGGGTGGAGATGTGATTACCGCAGAACAAATGCTTGAGCGGTTTATGTTTTCGCGCGCGGTACAATGGAATGTGATCCACCGCCTTTCTGGAGGAGAGAGAAGAAGGCTGTATTTACTGCGCGTCCTCATGTCAGAGCCTAATGTCTTGTTTCTCGATGAGCCAACAAACGATTTGGACACACAGACGCTTAGTATTTTAGAAGAATATCTTGATCAATTTCCTGGAGTCGTCATTACCGTGTCCCACGATCGCTACTTTCTTGATCGTGTCGTCGATCGGCTCCTTGTTTTCCGTGGAGATGGGCAAGTGGAGAGATTTCAAGGTCATTACTCTGATTATATGGAGAAAGAAATCAACCAGGGGCCCGAGGCAGTGTCCGGGAAAAAATCTGAGGAATCCCAAGCGTTCAGAGCTTCTAGTGGTAATCGAACAAAAACAAAGAAGTTATCGTACCGTGAACAACAGGAATGGGACACGATTGAAGAACGCATCGCTTCACTTGAAGAGAGAAGTGAGCAAATTGAGCAAGAAATCATCGATGCGGGTAGTGATTCAATGAAAGTTCAAGAGTTGTTTAGCAAGCAACAAAAAGTAGCTGAAGAACTTGAACAAGCCATGGATCGCTGGACAGAGCTCTCCCTCTTGGTTGAAGAAATAGAAGCAGAAAAGAAGAAGTAAGAGAGCTTTTGCTGTAGCTTTTAAAGCCCGTTATGATGTTTTCATAGCGGGCAGGCAGCTAAAGCTAAAGAAGCCATTCGTATTTATTCAAGTAGTCTTGCTAAAGGCTCTATGTGGTCTTCCGGGAGGAGATGCGTTTTATCACTTTGGAAACGACCCTCATAATAAAACTGTATAGCACTAGACGAAAAATTCTCCGTAATATAAAACCCATTTTTTTCTCACCTCTCCGATGAATGTGCAACATTTCTTTTATTATGGTTAATCACCCTTTATGATATCCAACCAATAACCATACAAAAGGAAAAAAAGCTGATAAAATGGAAATCATGTAGAAATAAGGGCTGAAGCGTTTTTCTCAATAGTTCAGAACGTATAAAAATCTACGTTTCGGTGTCTAGCTCCAGGCGTCATCGGCTCGTGTCAAATAACCTGCCCGATTAAAAGTAAAAAGCACTTAATATCGGATAGAACATTTGCATGTTGTCGGATAAGGGCGCCTTGCGCTTTTCTTATTAGGGGGTTGTGTAATGTTTAATGTCATATCTGAAAAAGAAATAGAAGGTTATTGTAGTTCACCAACGGTATTTTCTCGAGGAAAAAGTTATTTCGAGGAAGGGGCAGTGGAAGAGTTATCTTATGATCGCGAGCTGGGTCATTATCACGCCATTGTTAGTGGTATGGCTGATTATCATGTGTTTATTGATTACGATGAAACCTCCGGAGAGTTGGATTTAACAGGAGTTCAATGTGATTGTAAAGCCTTCGATAAGTACCCGGGGCTATGTAAACACATTGCCGCTGTCGCTATTACAATAAATAATGACCATCAACCTAAAAGGAAAAGATTCTCTAGTGAAGGAGCGGGTGTGATGCGGTCTAATGATGGGGCTCTTAGCTTGATTGATTCCTTTCATCAAGTATATGAACGAAAAAAAGAATCTCTGAGTGAAAAAGAAACCTTACACGTGGAGTTTATCCTCTACCTTTCTACGTCCTGGCACGGATTAACAGGATCTATTGATCTTGAGATGAAAATTGGACCGAAACGTAGGTACGTAGTAAAGGATATTGGAGAATTCCTGGATGCGATGGAGTATGGAAGTGCCCATCGTTTTTCAAAGCTGTTTACCTATCATCCTTCTGATTATCTTTTTTCACAAGCGGACATGCGAGTATTTCATATCTTAAGAAAAATTGTTCAGCTGGAAAAGGATTTTACAACATTCTCTTTCCGGGCAACGCGTACAAAAGATGACAAACGGAAGGTGACAATCCCGAATCCGTTTTTAATGGAGCTGCTTCAAGTTTTACAACAGTGCACCGTGACCATTGAAAATGACATTGAATTTCATACATACTACAATTCATTTGAAGTTTATGAAAACCCAGAAAAACTTCCCTTACAGTTCGAATTATCTTATGACCCTCACAATCAGAGCTTATTTACCTTAAAGTGGACCAACTATGACCGAACACTGATGATGGGGAAAAATTACAATATTTTGTTTTATCGAGGGGCATTTTTTGCATTAACGGATGAGGAGAAGCAAGTTATCCTCACACTGTATTCAAGTTTTGGAGACCAAGCCCAATCAGTCATTTCTATTCCGAAAGAGCAGATGATGGACTTTTCTTCTGTCGTTCTTCCTCAGTTAATGACAGTAGGAAACGTCGATGTTGATTCAGAGATCCGCCAGCTAATAAAAGCAGAACCGCTTGTTGGAAAGCTTTATGTCGATGCAACAGAAGATGCGGCTACGGCTAAGCTGTCCTTCGTATACGGCGATGCGACGATCTCTCCGTTTGAAAATTCCCCTTCAGAAGGGGAAGAAATTGTCGTCCGTGATATGGAAAAAGAAATGCTGCTTCTTTCTTTTATCGAAAAAATTCCGTTTAAATATAACGGAAACGAATTGTTTTTAGATGACTGGGAAGAGGTGCTGCAGTTTTTATTAGTAGACGTTCCTTCGTTATCCGAAGTGATGGAAGTCTACACAACGTCTCAAGTCAAGCAACTGATTTATTCACCTGCAGAGCAGCCGCGTGTTCATATTGAAGCGAATGAACGGATGAATCTTCTTGACGTTACGTTCCAATTTGAAGGTATAGATGAAAGTGAAATTGAAGCAATGATGACCGCGTTAGCTGAAAATAAGAAGTATTACAAATTGTCATCAGGCGCTTATTTAAACTTACAAGACGACCAGTTTTCAAACGTCAAAGAGCTCATAGAACAAATGCCCACCCCTGCTGACGGTCTTTTTGCACAAGCGCAAGTCCCGTTGCTACAGGCCTTCCAATTAGATGAAGCGTCAGGAAATATGGTTAGAAAAGGAAGAAGGTTTCGGGAACTCCTTGAACGTATGTATCATCCTGAAGATGTAGAAGCCGTAGTACCTGAAGACCTTAATGCGACCATGCGTGAATATCAAAAGGTCGGATTTCGCTGGTTAAAAACGTTGTCCAACTATGGGTTTGGGGGAGTTCTTGCAGACGATATGGGGCTTGGAAAAACGATTCAAACCATTGCTTTCCTTCTTTCAGAAAAGCAGGAACAAAAAGGTGATCGTGCATTAATCGTTTGTCCATCGAGCCTCATTTACAATTGGGAAAGAGAAATACAGCGATTTGCACCCGCATTGTCGACGGCTGTCATCACAGGACATTCAGCTGACCGTGTAGACCTTCTCGAACAATCTAAAGCAGTGGATGTTGTAATTACCTCTTACCCATTGTTACGACGAGATATGGCATTGTATCAAGGGGACGTGTTCTCAACCTTTATTTTGGATGAAGCACAGTATATCAAAAATGATTGGACGCAAACTGCGAAAGCGGTCAAATCCATTCGTACAAAGCAAGCATTTGCTCTAAGCGGAACACCGATTGAAAATTCTTTAGACGAATTATTTTCGATTTTTGAAGTCGTTATGCCTGGACTTTTCCGCGATAAAAAAACGTTTAAAAACTTGAAGGAAAACGAAGTAGCTAAGCGTGTTCGGCCGTTTGTTTTACGAAGGGTTAAAGAAGATGTCTTATCCGACCTTCCTGATAAAATTGAAAATGTTCAATATACGGAGCTTAACGAAGAACAAAAAGCCGTTTACCTTGCCCAGCTTCAGCTCCTTCAAAATGAAGTGAAGAATGTAATCAAGGAAGATTCATTTCAAGAAAATCGAATGAAGATTTTAGCAGGACTAACAAGGTTGCGCCAAATTTGTTGTCACCCGCAGCTCTTTATGGAAAATTATCAAGGGTCTTCTGGAAAGCTTGAGAGACTTCTTGAATATTTGAAGGAAGCTATCCCGTCTGGAAAAAGGGTGGTGATTTTCTCACAATTCACCAAAATGCTCGGGATGATTCGAGAGGAACTTGAAAAACTCGGCTGGGAATACCATTACCTTGACGGGAAAACACCTTCTAATAGGCGTTTGGCGATGACAGAAGAGTATAATGAAGGCGGAAAACCTTTATTTCTCATCTCGTTAAAAGCGGGAGGAACTGGGTTAAACCTTACCGGCGGCGATACGGTTATTCTGTTTGATTCATGGTGGAACCCAGCAGTCGAGGAACAAGCAGCCGACCGCGTGCACCGCTTTGGTCAAAAGAAGGTCGTCCAAGTTCTTAAGCTTGTCACTGCCGGAACGATCGAAGAAAAAATTCATCAGCTCCAAGACCAAAAACGCGAGCTCATGGATAAAGTCATCCAAACCGGAGAAACCTCCATCACATCTTTAAATAAAGACGACATTCAAGAATTGTTACAAGTGTAAAGAAGTACATCAAAAAGGTCAGTATTTGACCTTTTTGAAATGAATTTATAAGAGGACAGCTACCTTCACGCCGCTGTTTTTAATAGGCTCTTTTCTAACGATTGTTGTTATTTGTTTTTAGAACGTTAGGCAAGCGCATGCTTGCCTAACGCTCTAAAAGCAACAAACTTTACGAAAACAGCCCCTTTAATATAAGACCGCTATGCGGTTTTTCTTATGTATCTCTATAATTTCATTTAAAGTACGTGTCTTAAAACAACTTTCCATGTCTGTATAAGAGGTTTGTGAGTCGCTCTAGTGCTAGATAGAAGCAACGGTAGCGCATTGTTGCAGAGTCAGTGTAAAAATATTCATCATATACGCGCTGCAACGTTTCAATCATTTGCGCTGACATTTCATCGATTACTTTTTCTTCCCCATAATGCTCAGTAATTCTGCTTTGCTTCCATTCTAAATAAGACACAATCACACCACCCGCGTTGACTAAGATATCTGGAATTACGATTTTCCCTATACTTTCAAAATAGTCATCGGCGTCTTGAGTTAAAGGTGCGTTCGCTCCTTCAACGAAAACCTTTGCTTTTACCTCTTTCATATTTTGTTTATGAATTTGATCCTCGACAGCAGCGAGGACCATGACATCTGTTTCTACTGTCAAAATGTCTTCTGCCTTCAGAATTACTGCATCAATGTGAGTTTCATCTAACTCTCCTTGAGTGAAAGGGAGTCGCGCATGGGTTCTGGCAAAAGCATTAAGTACATCAATATCGAGTCCATCTTTATTATAAAGTGTCACATCTCGGTCTGAAACAGCCACTACATGATGAGTGATGCTTTCATATTGAATAGCCTCTGTAGCAACTACGCTTCCGACATTTCCGAACCCTTGGATGGCGACATCAATATGACCTTTTTCTTCACGAGTTTGCAAAAGCTTTTGCAACGTTTTCCACTGTAAATTACGCTTTACTTCCCCACGATCCGCCGATGTATGAAACCAGTCCTGTATTAACCAGCGGTAGCTTAAAAAAGTTCCCTTTCCGGTTGCTTCACGTCTTCCTCTAGCCCCGCCATTTTCTACGCTTTTTCCAGTAAATGAACCAAGGTAGGATTCACCTGGGTGAATCGTTTTATATTCGCCTACCATCCAATCAATCACACGTTCATTTGTCCCTAAGTCGGGGGCAGGAATATCGTGATTTGGGCCAATATCGGGTTTAAATCTCTGTACGTATTTTTTGCTGATCAAGTTAAGCTCCTGATCAGAAAAATTCTTCGGGTTTATATGGACGCCTCCTTTAGCCCCGCCAAACGGGAGACGATGAAGCGCATTTTTGATTGTCATAAGTATCGCGAGGTTTTCAACTTCTGCTTCAGTGACGTTTTCATTAAATCGAATCCCGCCCTTATAAAAACCGCTAATGTCGTTATGTTGTACACGGTATGCTGGAATTCGCACAATGCCATGCTTTTCTCGTGAAACGCGTATGTAACTCTTAATAATTTTGTCTGTTGTTTTTAAGATTTCCTTTGCTGATGAGCATACTTCTTTACGGTTCTGATCGTTTTTGATCCCGAGAAATCCCTTTTCCTCAGACAGTTCGTCCATTACATTCTCGATTAAGACTTGAGTTTCTTCTCGCTTCATTTAAAATCCTCCTTATGTATTCCTTCTAAATACTCACTTTCCCGAAAAGGAACACTCAAAACGATACTAACATATTTTAGAATTCACACTCTAGCGTTGGGTTCATACCTTATAAAAGAGAATATTCATGCGATAAGGTTGTGACTACATGCCTGTATCCGTTATCTTCAACCAAATTAACGTAAACTCAGTTGGACCGAATTCATCCATTGCGAGTGGTCAGAATAACCAAGTAGACTGGGCCTTGGAAGGGAAGGTTTTATTAGCGGGGGGAATTCAGGTAGGAGCTGTATTTAATACTAATGTAGTAAATACAATTATCGATCCAGATGGAATTGATATGCCATTTAATCAGCCAGAAATTGTGAACCCAATCCCGAATATTCAATTTTAGGAGGACTTATGAACGATAAAACACCTAAAAATATTATGTTTGACTCGATTAACGTTCAATCTATTTCTGCTTGCTCGGGAATTTTTATTGGGGAAAATGTTCAATATGAGTGGGAGACCCAAGGAAAGGTTAACTCTGGCGCCGGGTCGATGACAGGTGACTACAACATTATGGTCCGTGTGTTTAACGTCGTTTACGATAATGACTGGATTGACTTTCCTAAATTCGGAAATGGGAACGGAAATGGAAACAATGAGGAGAACGGAGAGAATAGTTCTCCAGCATCACCTCCTTATTTTTGTTGATGATGAATAGAAACCGATTGCTCCTCATCCTCCTGGTTTTTTTGTAGTTGATACTCAAGCAACTCTTTTACAACTTGAGGTAACTCCTCTGCTTGTGAACCTTGGTTGAATAAATCAATGACATCTGGATCGGATAAAATAGACCGGAGTCCTTCCAGTGAATTATGGTCACCGCTAATCGATCCGAACCCTTGATTGTGTTTTTTGTGGTTTTGAAAATTGGTAGGATAATTGTTTCCCATATTCATGCAGGATGCACCTTCAATAGTCCCGATTCGAATATTACCAATAAAAAAGTTCGGTGAAAGAAACGTCATTGAATCACCTCTATTTTTCATCTTTACCAACAAAATCGCAGGTATCTTGGTCCATCACTAAGTGCCGGTTGTTTACAGTCACAGTTACATCGCCAGTGGAAGCGCCCATACCCTCATTTACTTTTCGGGTATTCTTAAAACCGATCTGAATATTATCCCCTGTAAAAACTCCAGAAGAATTAACCACATTTTTGATTGATAAGTTGTCAAATTCAATACGAACCAAACGAACTCGAACCTCCTCTCTAAGTACACGTACTTTTAGAGACAATTGATTGCTAATAATAGGAGTGTCTACACCATGTTATTTGACATTTGGAAAGTGTTTAATCCTTTGCAGGGTGGAGGGTTCAACCCATTTCAGCAAAGTGATAAAAATGGCTTCGACCCGTCGAACGTCTTAGGTAAAAGCGGCCTTGGCCTCCCATTTGACCCGAAAATGCTAGGAAATAGTGAATGGGTTAATGACTATGTTCAAAACATCATAAAGGAGTCGATGCCAAATCAAATGGCGCCACATCAGGCTGATCAAGACTCCTCTAATCCAGTTGAAGATTCAAAAACGATAAAATACGACTTGTTTGAAATGCACGACTATATTATAGTGAGAATTTATTTAACGGAAGATGTGAATGAGGAAAGTATCTCGATTTCTCTTGGTCATAGCCGAATTATAATGAAAGGACATCCTCAGCAAGATCCGTTTATTGTTTCATTGCCTGAGCACCCGAGCGATAAAAGATTCGGTGCTACGTGTAAAGATGGGGTCATTGAAATGAGACTTCGAAAACGGAAAAATGAGCCAGTGAAGCCGATCACGATTCGTTTTGATTAACCTTGCTTATTCAGGATTGAAAGATATATCTACGTGCTTTTCTTGATGGATTTTTGGTATTTTTAATACTAAAAGTCCATTTTTATAGTTAGCAGTGATGTGTTCCGGTGAAAACGAAAAGGGCACGGGTATAGTTCGCTTAAATTTTCCATAAAACCGCTCGCTAATTTTGAGTTCTTCTTTAGGGAGCGGATAAGGATATGGAATATGACCTGCGAGGATTAGCTGATTTCCAGATACATTAACTTGCACATGATTTTGAGATTCAAGCCCAGCTAATTCAACAACGACAACACCTTCTGACGTTGTTTCAAAAAAATCAATAGTAGGTCCTCTTTTGGGTACAACTTTCATAATATCTGCCCAAAAGTCTTCTCCGAGCACACCTTCTACTTTTTCCTGCATATCTTCCCAATCCGCTTGATTGCCGTTTTTCATGACCTTTTTCATAAAAGGATCCTGATTGTTCACCACTATCCCCCCGTTCTCCTCCTTACAAATTCTATGCAGTTTCTCCTCCTCATAGAAGATCAGTATTCTCTCAAGCAATGGACATACTTTTAATCATACTGTCGTATTTTTTTAAAGATAAGCGAATTTATAGAGCGGATAGCTACCTTCACGCCGCTCGTCTCAAGGGTAATGCTTTAAAACATGCGGCGGAAGCTAACGCTGTTTTTAATAAAAGACCGCTATGCGGTTTTTCTTAACTAATAGATGGGACGGAGGTCGCTACAAATGGATGAAAAAAATGAAATGAAGCAGAAAATCCGTTCGCTGGAACTTCAAGTGGCGCAACTACTTTCAAGTTTAAACACTACTGAGAGAGATGTTCACATTGAAATTCATCAATTAACGGTAGAAGATTTCAGTTTAGAAGACTTATCTTTTCGACTAGATACTTT encodes the following:
- a CDS encoding Glu/Leu/Phe/Val family dehydrogenase: MKREETQVLIENVMDELSEEKGFLGIKNDQNRKEVCSSAKEILKTTDKIIKSYIRVSREKHGIVRIPAYRVQHNDISGFYKGGIRFNENVTEAEVENLAILMTIKNALHRLPFGGAKGGVHINPKNFSDQELNLISKKYVQRFKPDIGPNHDIPAPDLGTNERVIDWMVGEYKTIHPGESYLGSFTGKSVENGGARGRREATGKGTFLSYRWLIQDWFHTSADRGEVKRNLQWKTLQKLLQTREEKGHIDVAIQGFGNVGSVVATEAIQYESITHHVVAVSDRDVTLYNKDGLDIDVLNAFARTHARLPFTQGELDETHIDAVILKAEDILTVETDVMVLAAVEDQIHKQNMKEVKAKVFVEGANAPLTQDADDYFESIGKIVIPDILVNAGGVIVSYLEWKQSRITEHYGEEKVIDEMSAQMIETLQRVYDEYFYTDSATMRYRCFYLALERLTNLLYRHGKLF
- a CDS encoding Hsp20/alpha crystallin family protein gives rise to the protein MNNQDPFMKKVMKNGNQADWEDMQEKVEGVLGEDFWADIMKVVPKRGPTIDFFETTSEGVVVVELAGLESQNHVQVNVSGNQLILAGHIPYPYPLPKEELKISERFYGKFKRTIPVPFSFSPEHITANYKNGLLVLKIPKIHQEKHVDISFNPE
- a CDS encoding spore germination protein translates to MVRIEFDNLSIKNVVNSSGVFTGDNIQIGFKNTRKVNEGMGASTGDVTVTVNNRHLVMDQDTCDFVGKDEK
- a CDS encoding ABC-F family ATP-binding cassette domain-containing protein, whose amino-acid sequence is MTILSVENLTKTYGEKVLFDHIHFSISHGQRIGLIGVNGTGKSTLLKVLAGVEGSEEGKITHANDFHIEYLPQEPDLSPELTVLEQIYYGESKIMQVMRQYEKAAQQLENDPSSEQLQTRLLTHQQKMDEHEAWEASTVAKTVLTKLGIHDFTKQVKHLSGGQKKRVAIAKALIQPADILILDEPTNHLDNETIEWLEAFLSQYKGSIIIVTHDRYFLNRVTNQMFELDHGKLYSYEGNYETYLAKRAEREQQEEQQEAKRQNILRRELAWLQRGAKARTTKQKARIQRAEALQEQSFEREKKDLDFAIGSNRLGKKVIELNGVSKKLGGASLFHDLDYLVVPGERLGIIGPNGTGKSTLLNVLAGRIEPDNGTIDMGETVKIGYYTQDHQEMDEDLRVIEYIKEVAEVVQTVGGDVITAEQMLERFMFSRAVQWNVIHRLSGGERRRLYLLRVLMSEPNVLFLDEPTNDLDTQTLSILEEYLDQFPGVVITVSHDRYFLDRVVDRLLVFRGDGQVERFQGHYSDYMEKEINQGPEAVSGKKSEESQAFRASSGNRTKTKKLSYREQQEWDTIEERIASLEERSEQIEQEIIDAGSDSMKVQELFSKQQKVAEELEQAMDRWTELSLLVEEIEAEKKK
- a CDS encoding DEAD/DEAH box helicase encodes the protein MFNVISEKEIEGYCSSPTVFSRGKSYFEEGAVEELSYDRELGHYHAIVSGMADYHVFIDYDETSGELDLTGVQCDCKAFDKYPGLCKHIAAVAITINNDHQPKRKRFSSEGAGVMRSNDGALSLIDSFHQVYERKKESLSEKETLHVEFILYLSTSWHGLTGSIDLEMKIGPKRRYVVKDIGEFLDAMEYGSAHRFSKLFTYHPSDYLFSQADMRVFHILRKIVQLEKDFTTFSFRATRTKDDKRKVTIPNPFLMELLQVLQQCTVTIENDIEFHTYYNSFEVYENPEKLPLQFELSYDPHNQSLFTLKWTNYDRTLMMGKNYNILFYRGAFFALTDEEKQVILTLYSSFGDQAQSVISIPKEQMMDFSSVVLPQLMTVGNVDVDSEIRQLIKAEPLVGKLYVDATEDAATAKLSFVYGDATISPFENSPSEGEEIVVRDMEKEMLLLSFIEKIPFKYNGNELFLDDWEEVLQFLLVDVPSLSEVMEVYTTSQVKQLIYSPAEQPRVHIEANERMNLLDVTFQFEGIDESEIEAMMTALAENKKYYKLSSGAYLNLQDDQFSNVKELIEQMPTPADGLFAQAQVPLLQAFQLDEASGNMVRKGRRFRELLERMYHPEDVEAVVPEDLNATMREYQKVGFRWLKTLSNYGFGGVLADDMGLGKTIQTIAFLLSEKQEQKGDRALIVCPSSLIYNWEREIQRFAPALSTAVITGHSADRVDLLEQSKAVDVVITSYPLLRRDMALYQGDVFSTFILDEAQYIKNDWTQTAKAVKSIRTKQAFALSGTPIENSLDELFSIFEVVMPGLFRDKKTFKNLKENEVAKRVRPFVLRRVKEDVLSDLPDKIENVQYTELNEEQKAVYLAQLQLLQNEVKNVIKEDSFQENRMKILAGLTRLRQICCHPQLFMENYQGSSGKLERLLEYLKEAIPSGKRVVIFSQFTKMLGMIREELEKLGWEYHYLDGKTPSNRRLAMTEEYNEGGKPLFLISLKAGGTGLNLTGGDTVILFDSWWNPAVEEQAADRVHRFGQKKVVQVLKLVTAGTIEEKIHQLQDQKRELMDKVIQTGETSITSLNKDDIQELLQV
- a CDS encoding spore germination protein yields the protein MNDKTPKNIMFDSINVQSISACSGIFIGENVQYEWETQGKVNSGAGSMTGDYNIMVRVFNVVYDNDWIDFPKFGNGNGNGNNEENGENSSPASPPYFC